Within Corynebacterium jeddahense, the genomic segment CTCGCGCGTGTGCACCAGCCGAGTCCCGCCGGAACCCATCCGGGTCTTGCCGATGGCCCGGGAAATCTCGGAGCGGCGCTTCACCGCGTCAAGGATGACGCGGTCGAGCCGGTCGATCTCCTTGCGGTACTCCTGAATCTCCGCGTCCGAGAGGGGATCGTCGGTGCCGGACGGCATGCGGATTTCAAGTTCACTCATGGGAGCCGATTATGCCATTTCGAACACGTCTGCGGGTCGTGTCGGCGGCGTTAGTACAGTAACGGCCATGACTGATCTGACTCTGGGACTCAACCCGCAGCAGCAGGCCGCCGTCGTCCACGAGGGCAGCCCGCTGCTCATCGTCGCGGGCGCGGGGTCCGGCAAGACCGCGGTGCTCACCAGGCGCATCGCGTATTTGCTGCAGAACCGCGGCGTCGCGCCCTGGCAGATCCTGGCCATCACCTTCACCAACAAGGCGGCTGCGGAGATGAAGGAGCGCGTCGCCCAGCTCGTGGGGCCCGACGCGGAGCGGATGTGGGTGGCCACGTTCCACTCCGTCTGCGTGCGCATCCTGCGCCAGCAGGCCCAGCTCGTCCCGGGGCTGAACACCAACTTCACCATCTACGACTCGGACGATTCGCGCCGGTTACTCGGCATGATCGGCAAAGACTTCGGCCTGGACCTGAAGAAGTTCTCGCCGCGCACGCTGGCCAACGGCATTTCCAACCACAAGAACGAGCTCGTCGGCCCCGAGGAGGCGCTCGCGGAGGCGGAAAAGACGCACAACCCGTTCGAGACCACGGTGGCCAAGGTGTACGCGGAGTACCAGCGCCGGCTGCGCCAGTCCAACGCGCTCGACTTCGACGACCTCATCGGCGAGGTCGTGCGCATCTTCAAACAGCACCCGCAGGTCACGGAGTACTACCGCCGCCGCTTCCGCCACGTACTCGTGGACGAGTACCAGGACACCAACCACGCGCAGTACGAGCTCATCCACACCCTCGTCGGGGACGGCGCGGACGCGCCGGAGCTCGCCGTGGTGGGCGATTCGGACCAGTCGATCTACGCCTTCCGCGGCGCGACCATCCGCAACATCGAGGAGTTCGAGCGCGACTACCCGAACGCCACGACGATCATGCTGGAGCAGAACTACCGCTCCACGCAGAACATCCTCAGCGCCGCGAACGCCGTCATCGCGCAGAACCAGGGCCGCCGCCCGAAGAAGCTGTGGACCGACCAGGGCACGGGGGAGAAGATCGTCGGCTACGTCGCCGACAACGAGCACGACGAGGCCCGCTTCGTCGCCGCCGAGATCGACGCGCTGGCGGACAGGGGCGTGCCGTACTCCGACATCGCGGTGATGTACCGCACGAACAACGCCTCCCGCGCGCTCGAGGACATCTTCATCCGCTCGGGCATCCCGTACAAGGTCGTCGGCGGCACCCGCTTCTACGAGCGCCGCGAGATCCGCGACATCGTCGCCTACCTCAAGGTGCTGGACAACCCGGACGACACGGTGAGCATGCGCCGCATCATCAACGTGCCCAAGCGCGGCATCGGCGACAAGGCCCAGGCCATGGTGGCCCTCCACGCCGAGCAGAACAACCAGAGCTTTGGGCGCTCGCTTATCGACGTCACCTCCGGCAGCGTCGACATGGTCGCGAAAGCGGCCGCCAACTCGATCACCCGCTTCGTTGAGATGATGCGGCAGATCCGGGACGACATGCCGTCGATGCGCAACGAGGTCACTGGGATGCCCGACCTCGGGCAGCTGATCACCCGGATCCTGGAGGACACCGGCTACAAGGAGGAGCTGGAGGCGTCGAACGACCCGCAGGACGGCGCCCGCCTGGACAACCTCAACGAGCTCGTCTCCGTGGCCCGCGAGTTCTCCTCGGAGGCCGCGAACCACGTCGCGTACATGACGGACGAGGAGCTCGAGGACGTCATGCAGGAGGGGGAGCCCGCGCCGGGCTCGCTCCAGGCGTTCTTGGAAAAGGTCTCGCTCGTGGCCGACGCGGACCAGCTGCCGGACAACGAGCAGGGCGTGGTCACGCTCATGACGCTGCACACGGCGAAGGGCCTCGAGTTCCCCGTCGTCTTCGTCACCGGGTGGGAGGACGGGCAGTTCCCGCACCTGCGGGCGCTGGGCGACCCGGCGGAGCTCGCGGAAGAACGCCGCCTCGCCTACGTGGGCATCACCCGCGCAAAGGAGCGGCTCTACCTCACGCGCGCGATCCTGCGCGCCTCGTGGGGCTCTCCGGTGACCAACCCCGCCAGCCGCTTCCTCGCAGAGGTCCCGGAGGACCTCGTCGACTGGCGCAGGGTGGAACCGGAGCGCTCCTTCAGTTCGGACGCCTGGGGCGCCCCCGCGCGGCCGCGCACCTCGGCGCGCCCGCGGCGGTCACACGGCGCTGGCGGGGTGAAGGTGAACAAGCACCTCGACCTCGCGCCGGGGGACCGGGTCAACCACGCGAAGTACGGCCTCGGCACCGTGCTCACCGTGGAGGGCAGCGGCGTGCGCGAGACGGTGACGGTTGATTTCGGGTCGTCCGGCACCGTGCGTCTCATGCTCATCGGCGGGGTGCCGATGGAGAAGCTCTAGATCTTGATGCCCTGCTTGGCAAACCAGGGCACCGGGTCGACCTGCGTGGCGCCGTCCGGCTTGATCTCGAAGTGGAGGTGCGGGCCGGTGGACTGGCCCTCGCTGCCGATGGAGGCGATCTTCTGGCCCGCCGTCACGCGCTGGCCCACGGCGACGTCGTAGTAGCGCATGTGGCCGTACACGGACTCTTCGCCGTTGTCGTGCTTGATCACGACCCAGTTGCCGAAGCCCTGGGCGGGGCCGGCGGCCGTGACGGTGCCGTCCATGACCGCGTAGATCGGCGTGCCAAGGTCGTTGGCGATGTCGATGCCCTGGTGCACCCGGCCCCAGCGCGGGCCGAACCCGGAGGTGTAGTGGCCCGAGGCGGGCAGCACGACGGTGCGGCCGTCCGCGGTGCGGCCGCGCTGCGGGGCGACCCAGTCGCTGGCTTCGGCCGGGGCGAAGGCGCCGGCGAGCGGGGTGTCCAGCGCGCGGGGGTCGTAGACGATCGTGTAGTCGCCGGCGGAGATGGTGGCGCCGCTGTTCTTGATCGCGCCGGCGGCTTTCGCCACGGCGCCGAGCGCCTGCCCGCCGTCGGCGGGGGCACCGCCGACGGCGAAAGAGAGCGCGGAGGCGGGTGAGTGCGCCAATGCGAGCGTGAGCACGGCGGCCAGCGAGGCGGACGCGAGACGCGGACGGAGTCCTCGGTTCATGGGGCGGGATACCTTTTCTTCTCGGCAGCAAGGGGCGGCGCAGGGGCGGCGAAGACGCAGCCTGGCCGCGAGCACAGCCGTAGAATGTATCGCCCGCCCAGCGCCCAGGCAACGCTTTGACGTGCACGTTTGTTCTAATTCCCGGCCTGTCTTGACCGAACGTCCAGCTCACCGCGCGTGTTACTGGTGTGAAAAAAGTTACCAATGTGGTTAGGGTGCGGGGGTGGGGAACGTACCCCCGGCGCCGGGTCCGGCGCGTGTCGGGCGCGCGAAAACGGGGCCCGTCCGCTATGGAAAGCGGCGGGCCCCGTCGAGGGAAGCGCGGGAATTGCGGCTACAGGCTGATGCCTCGCGCGGCGAGCCACGGCGCCGGGTCGACCGCGGTGGCACCGTCCGGCCAGATCTCGAAGTGGAGGTGGGTGCCGGTGGAGAAGCCCATGCTGCCCATGCCGGCGATGGTCTGGCCGGCCTGGACGTGCTCGCCGACGGAGACGTAGAGGGACTGCATGTGGCCGTACACGGAGATCGCGCCGTCGTTGTGGCGGATGCGGATCCACTGGCCGTAGCCCTGCGCCGGGCCGGAGTCGATGACGGTGCCCTCTTCCACCGCGCGGATCGGGGTGCCGGGCACGTTCGCGATGTCCACGCCAGAGTGCATCGCGCCCCAGCGCATGCCGAAGCCGGAGGTGTAGGCGCCATCGGCGGGCTTGATGGACAGCGGGGCGCGGGCGGCCTCGTCGAGGCGGGCGACCTCGTCGGAGTGCTGCACGGCCTTGGTGAGCTGGTCGGACAGGTTGTCCACCGGCTTGTACTCGGCGATCGCGAGGATCTGCGGGGACTGCTCCGCGGCCTCACCCGCAGCCGGCTGCGACTGCAGCTCGGCGGCGTCGGAGGCGAGCTTGATGTTCACGGCATCGCCTTCAGCGTCGTGCGAGGTGAGCGCGCCAGCGGCGAGGCCGGAGAACCCTGCGGTGGACACGGCACCGGTGGCCACAGCCACGGCTGCGACGCGCCCCTTGTTCGGGGACTGCTTGCGGTGCTTCCCGCCCTGCTTTGTGGAGTTGAACATGAGCCCTCTTCGAGATCGTCCGTTGGTCGCACCCGCGGCTCAGCGCAGAACCGTGACCTTCCTGTTATCTACGAGAGGTTACTGTAACGAATTGGTTTCATACAGGCAACACAGAATCTGAAAAAACTCTAAATCGCGTCCAAACTCGCGAACGTTACATCGCGCCCGACCTCAAAACCCCACGCCACGCCGTTCCGAGCCGGCATGAACGTGGCGCACGTCGCAGGTGTAGCGGGTGTCACTTCGCCGCGCACCCGCCGCGCAATGGCAGAGTGAGTACCGATGAGCACGAACCCACAGACACGTTCCGGCATGCGCCCCGGGCGGCCCGAGGCATCCCCGCGGCGCCAGCGTGGCGGCAACGCCAACCGCCGGATCACCGGCGTCCGGCGCCGGGAGCAGACCGACCGCGTCCCGCAGACCACGCGCGAGCGGTTCCGCCACTACCTCCAGTTCGCGCTCGTGCCCAACCTCGCGCTCGCGCTCGGCGCCGTCGCCGTGTGCCTCGCCGTCATCCTCATCTGCGGGTGGCGGCTGGCCTACCTGCCTTCCGCGGTGGGGGAGACGTGGTTCGTCCTCCACGGGGTGCCGTTGCGTATCGACGGCGTCACGCTCACCAACATGCCCCTGTTGCCGCCGCTTGCCGTGACGGGGATCGTCGCCACGCAAGTGCGCAAGGCGACCGCGAAGCGGGTGAGCATCCTCGACCTGCTGGCCCTGCTCACGCTCATCCTCGCGCTGCCGCTCGTGCTGAGCCTGATCGCCCTGTTCATGGTCTACGACGCCTCCGCGGTCTTCCCCGTGGAGACGCCGAACGTGGCGGTCGCGCTGGCGAGCCCGCTCGTGGTTCACTTCGTCGGCTTCGTCCTCGGCATCAAGCCGGTGGTGTGGAGCGCGCTCGCGGCCCGTGCCGACGTGCCGAAGGGCGTCGTCGGCGCCGCCCAGGCGGCCGGGAAGCTCGTCGTGCGGCTCGCCGTGGCGGCGGCCGTCGTCTACCTCGTCGCGCTCGCGGCCGGCTACCACCGCGTGGGCGAGCTGGCGGATCAGTTCCCGCAGCTCGGCGCCGGCGGCAAGGCGGGGCTCGCGGGCGTGAGCCTGCTCTACCTGCCCAACGCGGTCGTTGCGCAGCTCGCGGTGCTGCTCGGCGGGGCGTTCACGTGCGGCGGCGGCAGTGCAAACCTCTTCGCGCTCACGAACGTCGCCTACCCGCCGCTGCCGCTGTTCGCCGCGATCCCGGCCGAGCTGCCCGGGTGGGCGCCCGTCCTCCTCGTCGTCCCGGCCGCGGTGATCCTCCACGCCCTGCTCACAGCGCCGCTGCCGTTGCGCGACACCGTCGCCGCCGCAACCTGGGCCGCGCTCGTCGGTGCACTGCTCGGCGTGTTCGCGTCCGGCACGGCAGGCGCCTACGGGCTCGTCGGCACCGACCCGTTTGTCCTCGCAATGCTGCTGTTCATCTGGGTCGCCGCGATCGGCGCGCTGGCCCGCGGCGTGGCGCTGCTGAGGCAACGCGCGACGCGCGGGCGCGGTGACTACACTGATGCGGGTGAGTGACTCTGCGAATTCGGTGGCCGTGCTCGTGTCGGGCACTGGCACGCTGCTGAAAGCGATACTCGATAACCAAAAGGACCGCTACCGCGTCGACCTCGTGGTGGCGGATCAAATTTGTCCGGGGGTGCAGCGGGCGAAGAATGCGGGGATCCGCACCGCCATCGTGCCGATGGAGACGAACCGCAACGAGTGGAACGCCAAGCTCACGGCCACCGTCGCGGCGGTCGAGCCGGACCTCGTGGTCTCCGCGGGCTTCATGCGCGTGCTCGGCCCCGCGTTCCTCGAGCGGTTCGAGGGGCGCACCATCAACGCCCACCCCTCGCTGCTGCCCGCGTTCCCCGGTGCCCACGCCGTCCAGGACGCGCTCGACTACGGCGTGAAGGTCACCGGCTGCACCGTGCACTACATCGATGCGGGCGTGGATACCGGCGAGATCATCGCCCAGCGCCCCGTGGTCATCGAAGCGGGCGATACCAGGCTCACACTGCACGAGCGGATCAAGAAGGCCGAGCGCGAGCAGATCGTGGACGTCCTCAGTAACGCGACCATTCAAGACGGAAAGGCTGTTTTCTATGTCGACCGAGATTAAGCGTGCGCTGATCAGCGTCTACGACAAGACCGGGCTGGAGGAGCTGGCCCGAGCCCTTGGCGAGGCGGGGGTGGAGATCGTCTCCACGGGCTCCACCGCCAAGCGCATCGCGGAGGCGGGCGTGCCCGTCACCGAGGTCGCCGAGCTCACCGGTTTCCCCGAGGTCCTCGACGGGCGTGTGAAGACGCTGCACCCGCGCGTGCACTCCGGCATCCTCGCCGACCTGCGCAAGGACGACCACGCCCGGCAGCTCGAGGAGCTGGGCATCGAGCCGTTCCAGCTCGTGGTGGTCAACCTGTACCCGTTCGAGGAGACCGTCGCCTCCGGCGCCAGCTACGACGAGTGCGTCGAGCAGATCGACATCGGTGGCCCGTCGATGGTCCGCGCCGCGGCGAAGAACCACCCGTCCGTCGCCGTGGTCACCTCCCCGCAGCGCTACGCCGACGTCATCGAGGCCGTGCGCGGTGAGGGCTTCAGCCTCGACGAGCGCAAGCAGCTCGCCCTCGAGGCGTTCACGCACACCGCGCGCTACGACGCCGCCGTGTCCTCCTGGTTCGCATCCCAGCTTGGCGACGCCTCCGGCGATGCCGCGTCCACCCCGCTGCGCTACGGCGAGAACCCCCACCAGGCGGCCCGCCTGGAGAGCGAGGGCTGGGGCCTGGCCGGCGCGAAGCAGCACGGCGGCAAGGAGATGAGCTACAACAACTACCAGGACGCGGACGCCGCCTGGCGCGCCGCGTGGGACCACGACGAGGCGTGCGTGGCCATCATCAAGCACGCGAACCCGTGCGGCGTCGCCGTGTCGGCCACCTCGATCGCGGAGGCGCATGCGAAGGCGCACGCCTGCGACCCGGTCTCGGCTTACGGCGGGGTCATCGCCTGCAACCGCGAGGTCACACTCGAGCTCGCGGAGCAGATCAAGCCGATCTTCACCGAGGTGGTCATCGCGCCGTCCTACGCGCCGGACGCGCTCGAGCTGCTGCAGACGAAGAAGAACCTGCGCATCCTCGAGGTGCAGCCGCGCGAGCAGGAGGAGGAGCGCAAGCAGATCGCCGGCGGCTGGCTCGTCCAGGAGCGCGACCGCTTCCAGGCGGAGGGCGACAACCCGGCGAACTGGACCCTCGCCGCGGGCGAGCCGGCGGACGAGGCGACGCTGGCGGACCTCGCGTTCGCGTGGCGGGCCATCCGCTGCGTGAAGTCGAATGCGATCCTCATCGCGTCCGAAGGGGCGTCGGTAGGCATCGGCATGGGCCAGGTCAACCGCGTCGACTCCGCCAAGCTCGCCGTGGACCGCGCGAACACTCTCGACGAGGGGCGCAACCGCACGAACGGCGCCGTTGCCGCGTCCGACGCGTTCTTCCCGTTCGCTGACGGGTTCCAGCTGCTCGCGGACTCCGGCGTGAAGGCCGTGGTTCAGCCGGGCGGCTCCATCCGCGACGAGGAGGTCATCGCCGCGGCCAAGGAGGCAGGCGTGACCATGTACCTCACCGGCACCCGCCACTTCGCCCACTAGCTACACCCCAGAAAATTCCCGTGTCTTCCAAAGCTGCCGCGCTGGCGCTGTCCGCAGGCCTGGCGCTTCCCACCTACACGGCCATCGAACAGATCCCGGTCGTCGGCCAGCCGATTGTGCAAGCGTACAACCAGCTCCCGCCGCAGGTGCAGCGGGCGATCCACCTGCCGCTGCCGTTGACGTCGCCGGAGCGGCAGGAGGCGGAACGTCGCGTCGATACGCAAGCCGCCCTCGACCGCCTTGTGGCGGACGTGGTGGCGCGCCACGGGGGACGCGCGGCCGTCTCCGTGGGCGGCGTGACCGCCGGCGACAACCGGCCCGAGCCGGCGTTTTCGACGATGAAGGTCCCCCTTGCCATTGCGGCGCTGCGCCAGAGCCAGGCGTTCTACCCGGACGCCGAGGCAGCGGTGACTCGCTCGGACAACGCCGCCGCGTACCGGATGTTCGCCCAGGTGCCGTCGCAGGCGTACGGGTCCGTGATCGCGGAGGCGGGATCGCGCACCACCAACTCGGCGGCGTACCAGATGAGCACGATGTGGACGACGAGCGACCAGGCCGCCTTCGCCGCCGGGCTGCGCTGCGTGCGGGGCCACGAGCCGGTGCTGGAGATGATGGGCCGCATCGTGGACTACCAGCGGTGGGGCCTGGGCCGCGTCCCGGGGGCCCGGTTCAAGGGCGGGTGGAACTACTACCAGAACGGCCACCTGGCCAGGCAGTTCGGCCTCATCCCCGGGCCGAACGGGGACGTCGCGGTGGCCATCACCGCGTACAGCCCGAACGGCCACGAGGGCAGCTACGCCATGCTCAGCGAGCTGGCGAACGGTCTCGCGGGGATGCGCGCGGATCTGTCGCCATCGCGCTGCTGACCGCGGTGCTGCGCGGCGTATGCCGGTGTTTTAGAATTTATTGCGACCAGCTGCGAGGCAGCAACGAGGTAGACGCTGGCGCCGCCGCGGTGCCGCGGGAAGGCGCGGACATGTCCAACCAGAATTCCAACGGGTTCTACCCAGACGAGCGGTACAATACCGACCCCGAGATCGGGCGTACCGAGCAATTCGGGGCGGTGCCGCAGCAGCAGTACCCGCAGCAGTACGGACAGCCCCAGTACCAGCAGCCTCAGTACCAGCAGCCGCAATACCAGCAGCAGTACGCCCAGCCCTACGCGGGCGGCTACCCGCAGCAGCCCCAGCCGGAACGGCGCGGGATGAACGGCTGGCTCATCGCGCTCCTCGTGCTGCTCGTCGCGGGCATCGTCGGCGCGCTCGCGTACCTCGGCGGCACCGGCGCCTTCAACCGGTCGAGCGAGCCCGTGACGTCCACCGTGGTGGAGACCCAGACCATGGAGAGATCCAGCGCCACCCAGGCGCCGGCCCCAGCCGAGCCCGCGAAGCCGAGCCGTCGCACCTACAGCAACTACGCGCCGAACACGAGTGTCACCAGCTCCGGGTTCGCCGCCAACGTGTACTCCGCGTTCATCGACGAGTACAACCGCACCGGCAACGCCAACATCACCGTTTCCGCTTACAGCCCCGCCACGGGCCAGACCTACCGCATGTCCTGCAGCGGCGCCGCGACGGTGCTCTGCTCCGGCGGCAACAACGCGCAGGTCAAGATTTGGTAGGCAGCCGCGCTCGCGCCGCCGGCGTGCTCGCCTGCGCGACGCTCGCCCTCGCGGGATGCGGGACGGACGAGGCGCCCACCCCGGTCACCGTCACCAGCACGTCGTACATCCCGCCGGCCCAGGCCCCCGCGCCGCCGCCCGCCGCACCACCCGCGCCGCCCTCGCCCGTCGACGCCACGGATGCGCAGTCGCTTCTCGACGCCACGGTGGCCGACACAGTCGCCTCATTCGGCGGCCAACTCGGTGCCGCCACCCTCGCGGAGGCGGGCCCGATCGCGGCCGGCTTCACCGACGCGAGCCCGGCCTGGTCCACCATCAAGGTGCCCATCGCGGTTGCCACGATGCGCACGCACCCGGAGCTCGCCGACTCGGTGCGCGCGGCGATCACGCTCTCGGACAACAATGCGGCGGAGCTGATGTTTGCCACGGTCGGGCCGGAGCCCGTCGATACGGTGCTTGCGGAGGCAGGGCTCGACGCTGCGGTGAACACGGTCAAGGTGCGCCCCGAATTCAGCACGTTCGGGCAGACCGCGCTCGGGGTTGCCGACGAGGCGGCGCTCGCGGACCACCTCGCCTGCCTCGCGGGCGCGGCCGACGTGCTATCGCTCATGGGGCAGGTGGACGCCTCCCAGGCGTACGGCCTCGGCTCGGTGGGCGCGCTGTTCAAGGGCGGGTGGGGCCCGGACGCCGCCGGTATGTACCAGGTGCGCCAGCTCGGGCTCATGCCGCGCGGCGACGGCACGTTCGCGCCCGTGGCGCTCACGGCGCTGCCCGCGGACGGCTCGTACGCCACCGGGCAGGCGATGCTCAACGCCGCGGCGCAGCAGCTCGCCGCGAACGCGGTGGCGCTGCCCGTTGCGAGCTGCCAGCCCTAGCGGCCGGCCTTCCCGTCGGCGCTGTCCGTGCCTTCGGTGCCACGCTCGTCGGACACGAGCGCGACGAGCTCGAGCATGCGCTCGGTGCGCCGCTCTGGCAGGTCGGTGTGGAGGACGTCGAGCACGGCGTCCGCGATGGTGACGGAGGGCTCCGGCAGGGCGTCGTCGACAAGCGGATAGGGCGCGGTGCCGGTGTTGTCGCGCATCTCGATGGCGGCGAGCGTCATGTGGAAGGGCAGCTCGATGCGCGGGTCGTCCTCGCCGACGATCTGCGCGGCGAGGCCCTTAAAGATGTCCTCGAGGCGCTGCCGGGCCTCGTGGTACTCCGCGAACTCCTCGGAGAAGAGCACGGGCAGCTGGTAGAGGCGCCCGACGTTCCAATTCGAGGACAGGAGGATGCGCGTTTCCGCGGCGACGAGCGCCCAGAGCTTCACCGCGGCGGTCTCGTCGGTCTCCGCGAGGTCGGAGGCGAGGTCGAGCGCGGGCTGGATGGTGCCCATGAGGAGGGTGATGAAGATGTCGCGCTTGGAGGGGAAGTGGTAGTACAGCGACGCCTGGCGCATGCCGACGGCGTCCGCGATGTCGTGCGTCGACGTGGTAGCGAAGCCCTTCCTTGTGAACAGCTCCGAGGCGGCGTCGAGGATCTCGTCTCGGGCGGTGGCCCCGCGGCGCCGCGGGCTCTGCTTGCGCGGGCGGCCGACTGGTTTAGCCATGTGCACTCCTCTCCATGAACCGGCGCTAACTATAGATGAAAAGCACCCGCGCTCAACCCTGCGGGAGGGGAGTGCGGGTGCTTTCGAGCCGAAGACTCTACGCTGTCATCGTCAACCGGCTGATTAGCGGGTGGTGAACGGCAGAAGAGCCATCTCGCGGGCGTTCTTCACCGCGGTAGCAACCTGGCGCTGCTGCTGCGGAGTCAGGCCCGTCACGCGGCGGGAGCGGATCTTGTGACGGTCGGAGATGAACAGACGCAGGGTCTCCACATCCTTGTAATCGACCTTCTCGATGCCCTTCGCCTTCAGCGGGTTCTTCTTCGGGCGACGGGACTGCTCCATACGCGGCTTACGCGTGTTGTTGCGCTTCATTCTCAGTCCTCCTTACCACGAAGACTTACGGACGCCAGGCAGCTCACCGCGGTGGGCCATCTCGCGCATACGGACACGGGAAACACCGAACTTGCGGAGGTAGCCGCGCGGGCGGCCGTCACGCGAGTCGCGGTTGCGCACGCGCACCGGGGAGGCGTCACGCGGCTGACGGTTGAGCTCGAACTGAGCATCGAGACGGTCCTCGTCGGACGTCTCCGGGTTCTTGATGATCGCCTTGAGCTCGTTACGGCGTTCTGCGTAGCGAGCGACGGTCTCCTTGCGCTGTTCGTTCTTAGCGATCTTGGACTTCTTCGCCATGGATTATCGCTCCTCGCGGAATTCGACGTGCTTGCGCGCAATCGGGTCGTACTTCTTCAGCGAGATGCGATCCGGGTTGTTGCGCTTGTTCTTGCGGGTGACGTAGGTGAAGCCGGTGCCCGCGGTCGACTTCAGCTTGATGATCGGGCGGATGTCATTGCGTGCCATTAGATCTTCTCACCTCGTGCTCGGATCTGGGCCACGACGGACTCGATGCCGTCGCGGTCGATGATCTTCAGGCCCTTGGTGGAGACGTTCAGGGTGATGGTACGGCCCTCGGAGGGCAGGTAGAACTTCCGCTTCTGCACGT encodes:
- a CDS encoding M23 family metallopeptidase; this translates as MFNSTKQGGKHRKQSPNKGRVAAVAVATGAVSTAGFSGLAAGALTSHDAEGDAVNIKLASDAAELQSQPAAGEAAEQSPQILAIAEYKPVDNLSDQLTKAVQHSDEVARLDEAARAPLSIKPADGAYTSGFGMRWGAMHSGVDIANVPGTPIRAVEEGTVIDSGPAQGYGQWIRIRHNDGAISVYGHMQSLYVSVGEHVQAGQTIAGMGSMGFSTGTHLHFEIWPDGATAVDPAPWLAARGISL
- a CDS encoding M23 family metallopeptidase; its protein translation is MNRGLRPRLASASLAAVLTLALAHSPASALSFAVGGAPADGGQALGAVAKAAGAIKNSGATISAGDYTIVYDPRALDTPLAGAFAPAEASDWVAPQRGRTADGRTVVLPASGHYTSGFGPRWGRVHQGIDIANDLGTPIYAVMDGTVTAAGPAQGFGNWVVIKHDNGEESVYGHMRYYDVAVGQRVTAGQKIASIGSEGQSTGPHLHFEIKPDGATQVDPVPWFAKQGIKI
- a CDS encoding chorismate mutase; this encodes MSELEIRMPSGTDDPLSDAEIQEYRKEIDRLDRVILDAVKRRSEISRAIGKTRMGSGGTRLVHTREVAIINQFRDELGEEGPGLAQILLRLGRGKLG
- a CDS encoding serine hydrolase, producing the protein MVGSRARAAGVLACATLALAGCGTDEAPTPVTVTSTSYIPPAQAPAPPPAAPPAPPSPVDATDAQSLLDATVADTVASFGGQLGAATLAEAGPIAAGFTDASPAWSTIKVPIAVATMRTHPELADSVRAAITLSDNNAAELMFATVGPEPVDTVLAEAGLDAAVNTVKVRPEFSTFGQTALGVADEAALADHLACLAGAADVLSLMGQVDASQAYGLGSVGALFKGGWGPDAAGMYQVRQLGLMPRGDGTFAPVALTALPADGSYATGQAMLNAAAQQLAANAVALPVASCQP
- a CDS encoding DUF6350 family protein: MSTNPQTRSGMRPGRPEASPRRQRGGNANRRITGVRRREQTDRVPQTTRERFRHYLQFALVPNLALALGAVAVCLAVILICGWRLAYLPSAVGETWFVLHGVPLRIDGVTLTNMPLLPPLAVTGIVATQVRKATAKRVSILDLLALLTLILALPLVLSLIALFMVYDASAVFPVETPNVAVALASPLVVHFVGFVLGIKPVVWSALAARADVPKGVVGAAQAAGKLVVRLAVAAAVVYLVALAAGYHRVGELADQFPQLGAGGKAGLAGVSLLYLPNAVVAQLAVLLGGAFTCGGGSANLFALTNVAYPPLPLFAAIPAELPGWAPVLLVVPAAVILHALLTAPLPLRDTVAAATWAALVGALLGVFASGTAGAYGLVGTDPFVLAMLLFIWVAAIGALARGVALLRQRATRGRGDYTDAGE
- the purN gene encoding phosphoribosylglycinamide formyltransferase, whose translation is MRVSDSANSVAVLVSGTGTLLKAILDNQKDRYRVDLVVADQICPGVQRAKNAGIRTAIVPMETNRNEWNAKLTATVAAVEPDLVVSAGFMRVLGPAFLERFEGRTINAHPSLLPAFPGAHAVQDALDYGVKVTGCTVHYIDAGVDTGEIIAQRPVVIEAGDTRLTLHERIKKAEREQIVDVLSNATIQDGKAVFYVDRD
- the pcrA gene encoding DNA helicase PcrA, giving the protein MTDLTLGLNPQQQAAVVHEGSPLLIVAGAGSGKTAVLTRRIAYLLQNRGVAPWQILAITFTNKAAAEMKERVAQLVGPDAERMWVATFHSVCVRILRQQAQLVPGLNTNFTIYDSDDSRRLLGMIGKDFGLDLKKFSPRTLANGISNHKNELVGPEEALAEAEKTHNPFETTVAKVYAEYQRRLRQSNALDFDDLIGEVVRIFKQHPQVTEYYRRRFRHVLVDEYQDTNHAQYELIHTLVGDGADAPELAVVGDSDQSIYAFRGATIRNIEEFERDYPNATTIMLEQNYRSTQNILSAANAVIAQNQGRRPKKLWTDQGTGEKIVGYVADNEHDEARFVAAEIDALADRGVPYSDIAVMYRTNNASRALEDIFIRSGIPYKVVGGTRFYERREIRDIVAYLKVLDNPDDTVSMRRIINVPKRGIGDKAQAMVALHAEQNNQSFGRSLIDVTSGSVDMVAKAAANSITRFVEMMRQIRDDMPSMRNEVTGMPDLGQLITRILEDTGYKEELEASNDPQDGARLDNLNELVSVAREFSSEAANHVAYMTDEELEDVMQEGEPAPGSLQAFLEKVSLVADADQLPDNEQGVVTLMTLHTAKGLEFPVVFVTGWEDGQFPHLRALGDPAELAEERRLAYVGITRAKERLYLTRAILRASWGSPVTNPASRFLAEVPEDLVDWRRVEPERSFSSDAWGAPARPRTSARPRRSHGAGGVKVNKHLDLAPGDRVNHAKYGLGTVLTVEGSGVRETVTVDFGSSGTVRLMLIGGVPMEKL
- the rpsR gene encoding 30S ribosomal protein S18; the encoded protein is MKRNNTRKPRMEQSRRPKKNPLKAKGIEKVDYKDVETLRLFISDRHKIRSRRVTGLTPQQQRQVATAVKNAREMALLPFTTR
- a CDS encoding TetR/AcrR family transcriptional regulator; amino-acid sequence: MAKPVGRPRKQSPRRRGATARDEILDAASELFTRKGFATTSTHDIADAVGMRQASLYYHFPSKRDIFITLLMGTIQPALDLASDLAETDETAAVKLWALVAAETRILLSSNWNVGRLYQLPVLFSEEFAEYHEARQRLEDIFKGLAAQIVGEDDPRIELPFHMTLAAIEMRDNTGTAPYPLVDDALPEPSVTIADAVLDVLHTDLPERRTERMLELVALVSDERGTEGTDSADGKAGR
- the purH gene encoding bifunctional phosphoribosylaminoimidazolecarboxamide formyltransferase/IMP cyclohydrolase — encoded protein: MSTEIKRALISVYDKTGLEELARALGEAGVEIVSTGSTAKRIAEAGVPVTEVAELTGFPEVLDGRVKTLHPRVHSGILADLRKDDHARQLEELGIEPFQLVVVNLYPFEETVASGASYDECVEQIDIGGPSMVRAAAKNHPSVAVVTSPQRYADVIEAVRGEGFSLDERKQLALEAFTHTARYDAAVSSWFASQLGDASGDAASTPLRYGENPHQAARLESEGWGLAGAKQHGGKEMSYNNYQDADAAWRAAWDHDEACVAIIKHANPCGVAVSATSIAEAHAKAHACDPVSAYGGVIACNREVTLELAEQIKPIFTEVVIAPSYAPDALELLQTKKNLRILEVQPREQEEERKQIAGGWLVQERDRFQAEGDNPANWTLAAGEPADEATLADLAFAWRAIRCVKSNAILIASEGASVGIGMGQVNRVDSAKLAVDRANTLDEGRNRTNGAVAASDAFFPFADGFQLLADSGVKAVVQPGGSIRDEEVIAAAKEAGVTMYLTGTRHFAH